From Pectinophora gossypiella chromosome 18, ilPecGoss1.1, whole genome shotgun sequence, one genomic window encodes:
- the LOC126375237 gene encoding probable beta-tubulin polyglutamylase isoform X1 produces the protein MGKVFVPHASSETTIPSTSGLQTAACDMRKNEEDPTKENDGSIADWVSGGPIGSKGAVLIFRSCVLASRTPSMESTTKTVGNNTGTSILLNKAKNMARRLVAEPHAFTVRPKNIMHDVMETFGNNAKIPGQQAYVVRHVSSSEVPETVSVEEQGHETHEHKRDIEDVLNDLSKITLKKHLNIENTTANIKPPEDPPPPSSNKDTDKKGKKGKGKNKRKQSQIQRTLSPALDSDDSEHMLVKEVDSVKAAQTFPQVLESQNMPARMLKITYKLVNTETKLLHRLLQAHGLQEAAADSKDFNLLWAGLHPKPDVLRSMSPYQRVNHFPRSYELTRKDKLFKNIEKMQYFRGLKHFDFIPTTFLMPAEYKELCSTHYRTKGPWIVKPAASSRGRGIYIVNSPEQIPKGENVVVAKYIDKPLLIGGHKCDLRLYVCVTSIDPLLIYLYEEGLVRFATVKYDKTNKNLWNPCMHLCNYSINKYHTDYIKCDDPNAGNIGHKWTLSALLRHLRKQGRNTTALMSAIEDLVVKSVLSSAQTITAAARVFVPNFFNCFELFGYDILIDDMLKPWLLEINLSPSLACESPLDARVKSALVADTLTLVGLPAVPMCKAETSAQTSSLKMRIGACRRVHSAENVCVRGANKEKGGSGGSGGPGAAAGAGGLGGALTGEELRLVRAVRAQYARRGGFVRIFPSQNSWQKYSQYLDPVTGIPVCSTSLNNNVPYAVVQHNYNLLVHSHVLPHFQHATVATSLTDTPQRLKRYEAVTITSTAPPICLGTEPSQPHHDTRRAKELVKRQLQDGMRLTMGEGRRAFGLFLTHVLKRVSSPSNELAVAHAALVLKFLKRASASLRMPYNVKTLQGPPAKMCDKDRCAVIAKQLNDFLYMYYRETDLYTDSEDHDNCVSNIHFAQFLYSASEADLEDVLLLLLRTEGFVVTFLGDSRNPYCVDLPAPRLLEPPARHALLRHLACLAPVNTRRYRPSPDTASRVESEDTPSTDTEAPPPPFTSSDIVLKDSMKEEKPLNQARAYARS, from the exons TCCACATGCATCATCAGAAACAACCATTCCGTCTACTTCGGGCCTCCAGACAGCTGCGTGCGACATGAGAAAGAATGAGGAGGATCCCACCAAGGAGAATGATGGCTCCATCGCCGACTGGGTGTCCGGCGGGCCCATCGGCTCCAAGGGCGCCGTGCTCATCTTCCGCTCTTGTGTGCTGGCCTCCAG AACCCCCTCAATGGAATCGACAACGAAGACGGTGGGCAACAACACGGGAACCAGCATCCTGCTGAACAAGGCCAAGAACATGGCTCGCCGGCTGGTGGCGGAGCCGCACGCCTTCACCGTGCGCCCCAAGAACATCATGCATGACGTCATGGAGACCTTCGGCAACAACGCCAAGATCCCAGGACAG CAGGCGTACGTGGTGCGGCACGTGAGTTCCTCCGAGGTCCCGGAGACAGTCTCAGTGGAGGAGCAAGGCCACGAGACCCACGAGCACAAGCGGGACATCGAGGACGTGCTAAACGACCTCAGCAAGATCACGTTGAAGAAGCACCTCAATATTGAGAACACTACAGCAAATATCAAGCCGCCCGAAGACCCGCCGCCTCCCTCTAGCAATAAAG ACACAGACAAGAAGGGCAAGAAAGGCAAGGGAAAGAACAAGCGCAAGCAGTCTCAGATCCAGCGCACGCTGTCGCCCGCGCTCGACAGTGATGACTCAGAACACATGCTCGTCAAAGAGGTGGACAGCGTCAAG GCCGCCCAAACGTTTCCACAGGTCCTAGAGTCCCAGAACATGCCGGCTCGTATGCTGAAGATCACGTACAAGCTGGTGAATACGGAGACGAAGCTGCTGCACCGGCTGCTGCAGGCGCACGGGCTGCAGGAGGCGGCCGCGGACAGCAAGGACTTCAATCTGCTGTGGGCCGGCCTGCACCCCAAGCCCGATGTTCTACGTTCAATGTCTCCGTACCAACGAGTCAACCACTTTCCAAG ATCGTACGAGCTGACCCGAAAGGACAAGTTATTCAAGAACATAGAGAAGATGCAGTACTTCCGCGGACTGAAGCACTTCGACTTCATCCCCACCACGTTCCTGATGCCGGCCGAGTACAAGGAGCTGTGCTCCACGCACTACCGCACCAAGGGGCCTTGGATCGTGAAACCAGCTGCTTCCAGTCGGGGGAGAGGCATCTATATTGTCAACTCG CCCGAACAAATCCCAAAAGGCGAGAACGTGGTAGTAGCGAAATACATCGACAAGCCTCTCCTGATCGGAGGTCACAAATGCGACCTCCGTCTATACGTGTGCGTGACCTCAATAGACCCCCTACTCATATACCTGTACGAAGAAGGTCTGGTGCGGTTCGCCACAGTCAAGTACGATAAGACCAACAAGAACCTATGGAACCCATGCATGCACCTCTGCAACTACAGCATCAATAAATATCACACGGATTATAtcaa ATGCGATGACCCAAATGCCGGAAACATAGGCCACAAGTGGACGTTATCGGCGCTGCTCCGCCACCTTCGCAAGCAGGGACGCAACACCACGGCGCTGATGTCCGCGATCGAGGACCTGGTGGTCAAGTCCGTGCTGTCCTCAGCTCAGACCATCACAGCTGCGGCTCGGGTGTTCGTGCCCAACTTCTTCAACTGTTTCG AACTATTTGGATACGACATACTGATCGACGACATGTTGAAACCCTGGTTGCTAGAAATTAACCTGTCTCCAAG cctagcctgcgaGAGCCCGTTAGACGCGCGCGTGAAGTCGGCCCTGGTAGCGGACACGTTGACCCTGGTGGGTCTACCGGCCGTGCCCATGTGCAAGGCGGAGACCTCCGCGCAGACCAGCTCGCTCAAGATGAGGATCGGTGCG TGTCGGCGAGTCCACTCAGCAGAGAACGTGTGCGTCAGAGGAGCGAACAAGGAGAAGGGCGGGTCCGGCGGCTCGGGCGggccgggcgcggcggcgggcgcgggcgggctGGGCGGCGCGCTCACGGGCGAGGAGCTGCGGCTGGTGCGCGCCGTGCGGGCGCAGTACGCACGCAGGGGGGGGTTCGTGCGCATCTTCCCCAGCCAGAACTCCTGGCAGAAGTACTCGCAGTACCTCG ACCCTGTAACAGGCATCCCGGTGTGCTCGACGTCCCTCAACAACAACGTGCCGTACGCCGTGGTCCAACACAACTACAACCTGCTGGTCCACTCGCACGTGCTGCCACACTTCCAGCACGCCACCGTCGCCACCAGCCTCACCGACACGCCGCAAAg GCTGAAGCGCTACGAGGCTGTGACGATCACGTCGACGGCGCCGCCCATCTGCCTGGGGACGGAGCCCTCGCAGCCCCACCACGACACGCGCCGCGCCAAGGAACTAGTTAAACGACAGCTTCAGGACGGCATGCGACTCAC CATGGGCGAGGGCCGGCGCGCGTTCGGTCTGTTCCTGACGCACGTGCTGAAGCGCGTGTCGTCCCCCAGCAACGAGCTGGCCGTGGCGCACGCGGCGCTGGTGCTCAAGTTCCTCAAGCGCGCCTCCGCCAGCCTGCGCATGCCTTACAATGTAAAG ACGCTGCAGGGTCCGCCGGCGAAGATGTGCGACAAGGACAGATGCGCGGTCATCGCGAAGCAGCTCAACGACTTCCTCTACATGTACTACCGCGAGACAGACCTGTACACCGACAGCGAGGACCACGACAACTGCGTCTCCAACATACACTTCGCGCAGTTCCTCTACTCCGCCAG CGAGGCCGACTTAGAGGACGTGCTCCTGCTGCTGCTCCGCACGGAGGGCTTCGTGGTGACGTTCCTGGGGGACTCCCGCAACCCGTATTGCGTGGACCTGCCCGCGCCGCGCCTGCTGGAGCCGCCCGCGCGGCACGCGCTGCTGCGGCACCTCGCCTGCCTCGCGCCCGTCAACACGCGCCGCTACAG GCCGTCTCCGGACACTGCAAGCCGCGTAGAATCCGAAGACACACCATCAACGGACACGGAGGCTCCGCCCCCGCCCTTCACGAGCTCGGACATCGTGCTCAAAGACTCCATGAAGGAAGAGAAGCCCCTCAACCAAGCGAGGGCCTACGCGCGCTCGTAG
- the LOC126375237 gene encoding probable beta-tubulin polyglutamylase isoform X4 — protein sequence MGKVFVPHASSETTIPSTSGLQTAACDMRKNEEDPTKENDGSIADWVSGGPIGSKGAVLIFRSCVLASRTPSMESTTKTVGNNTGTSILLNKAKNMARRLVAEPHAFTVRPKNIMHDVMETFGNNAKIPGQQAYVVRHVSSSEVPETVSVEEQGHETHEHKRDIEDVLNDLSKITLKKHLNIENTTANIKPPEDPPPPSSNKDTDKKGKKGKGKNKRKQSQIQRTLSPALDSDDSEHMLVKEVDSVKAAQTFPQVLESQNMPARMLKITYKLVNTETKLLHRLLQAHGLQEAAADSKDFNLLWAGLHPKPDVLRSMSPYQRVNHFPRSYELTRKDKLFKNIEKMQYFRGLKHFDFIPTTFLMPAEYKELCSTHYRTKGPWIVKPAASSRGRGIYIVNSPEQIPKGENVVVAKYIDKPLLIGGHKCDLRLYVCVTSIDPLLIYLYEEGLVRFATVKYDKTNKNLWNPCMHLCNYSINKYHTDYIKCDDPNAGNIGHKWTLSALLRHLRKQGRNTTALMSAIEDLVVKSVLSSAQTITAAARVFVPNFFNCFELFGYDILIDDMLKPWLLEINLSPSLACESPLDARVKSALVADTLTLVGLPAVPMCKAETSAQTSSLKMRIGACRRVHSAENVCVRGANKEKGGSGGSGGPGAAAGAGGLGGALTGEELRLVRAVRAQYARRGGFVRIFPSQNSWQKYSQYLDPVTGIPVCSTSLNNNVPYAVVQHNYNLLVHSHVLPHFQHATVATSLTDTPQRLKRYEAVTITSTAPPICLGTEPSQPHHDTRRAKELVKRQLQDGMRLTMGEGRRAFGLFLTHVLKRVSSPSNELAVAHAALVLKFLKRASASLRMPYNGPPAKMCDKDRCAVIAKQLNDFLYMYYRETDLYTDSEDHDNCVSNIHFAQFLYSASEADLEDVLLLLLRTEGFVVTFLGDSRNPYCVDLPAPRLLEPPARHALLRHLACLAPVNTRRYRPSPDTASRVESEDTPSTDTEAPPPPFTSSDIVLKDSMKEEKPLNQARAYARS from the exons TCCACATGCATCATCAGAAACAACCATTCCGTCTACTTCGGGCCTCCAGACAGCTGCGTGCGACATGAGAAAGAATGAGGAGGATCCCACCAAGGAGAATGATGGCTCCATCGCCGACTGGGTGTCCGGCGGGCCCATCGGCTCCAAGGGCGCCGTGCTCATCTTCCGCTCTTGTGTGCTGGCCTCCAG AACCCCCTCAATGGAATCGACAACGAAGACGGTGGGCAACAACACGGGAACCAGCATCCTGCTGAACAAGGCCAAGAACATGGCTCGCCGGCTGGTGGCGGAGCCGCACGCCTTCACCGTGCGCCCCAAGAACATCATGCATGACGTCATGGAGACCTTCGGCAACAACGCCAAGATCCCAGGACAG CAGGCGTACGTGGTGCGGCACGTGAGTTCCTCCGAGGTCCCGGAGACAGTCTCAGTGGAGGAGCAAGGCCACGAGACCCACGAGCACAAGCGGGACATCGAGGACGTGCTAAACGACCTCAGCAAGATCACGTTGAAGAAGCACCTCAATATTGAGAACACTACAGCAAATATCAAGCCGCCCGAAGACCCGCCGCCTCCCTCTAGCAATAAAG ACACAGACAAGAAGGGCAAGAAAGGCAAGGGAAAGAACAAGCGCAAGCAGTCTCAGATCCAGCGCACGCTGTCGCCCGCGCTCGACAGTGATGACTCAGAACACATGCTCGTCAAAGAGGTGGACAGCGTCAAG GCCGCCCAAACGTTTCCACAGGTCCTAGAGTCCCAGAACATGCCGGCTCGTATGCTGAAGATCACGTACAAGCTGGTGAATACGGAGACGAAGCTGCTGCACCGGCTGCTGCAGGCGCACGGGCTGCAGGAGGCGGCCGCGGACAGCAAGGACTTCAATCTGCTGTGGGCCGGCCTGCACCCCAAGCCCGATGTTCTACGTTCAATGTCTCCGTACCAACGAGTCAACCACTTTCCAAG ATCGTACGAGCTGACCCGAAAGGACAAGTTATTCAAGAACATAGAGAAGATGCAGTACTTCCGCGGACTGAAGCACTTCGACTTCATCCCCACCACGTTCCTGATGCCGGCCGAGTACAAGGAGCTGTGCTCCACGCACTACCGCACCAAGGGGCCTTGGATCGTGAAACCAGCTGCTTCCAGTCGGGGGAGAGGCATCTATATTGTCAACTCG CCCGAACAAATCCCAAAAGGCGAGAACGTGGTAGTAGCGAAATACATCGACAAGCCTCTCCTGATCGGAGGTCACAAATGCGACCTCCGTCTATACGTGTGCGTGACCTCAATAGACCCCCTACTCATATACCTGTACGAAGAAGGTCTGGTGCGGTTCGCCACAGTCAAGTACGATAAGACCAACAAGAACCTATGGAACCCATGCATGCACCTCTGCAACTACAGCATCAATAAATATCACACGGATTATAtcaa ATGCGATGACCCAAATGCCGGAAACATAGGCCACAAGTGGACGTTATCGGCGCTGCTCCGCCACCTTCGCAAGCAGGGACGCAACACCACGGCGCTGATGTCCGCGATCGAGGACCTGGTGGTCAAGTCCGTGCTGTCCTCAGCTCAGACCATCACAGCTGCGGCTCGGGTGTTCGTGCCCAACTTCTTCAACTGTTTCG AACTATTTGGATACGACATACTGATCGACGACATGTTGAAACCCTGGTTGCTAGAAATTAACCTGTCTCCAAG cctagcctgcgaGAGCCCGTTAGACGCGCGCGTGAAGTCGGCCCTGGTAGCGGACACGTTGACCCTGGTGGGTCTACCGGCCGTGCCCATGTGCAAGGCGGAGACCTCCGCGCAGACCAGCTCGCTCAAGATGAGGATCGGTGCG TGTCGGCGAGTCCACTCAGCAGAGAACGTGTGCGTCAGAGGAGCGAACAAGGAGAAGGGCGGGTCCGGCGGCTCGGGCGggccgggcgcggcggcgggcgcgggcgggctGGGCGGCGCGCTCACGGGCGAGGAGCTGCGGCTGGTGCGCGCCGTGCGGGCGCAGTACGCACGCAGGGGGGGGTTCGTGCGCATCTTCCCCAGCCAGAACTCCTGGCAGAAGTACTCGCAGTACCTCG ACCCTGTAACAGGCATCCCGGTGTGCTCGACGTCCCTCAACAACAACGTGCCGTACGCCGTGGTCCAACACAACTACAACCTGCTGGTCCACTCGCACGTGCTGCCACACTTCCAGCACGCCACCGTCGCCACCAGCCTCACCGACACGCCGCAAAg GCTGAAGCGCTACGAGGCTGTGACGATCACGTCGACGGCGCCGCCCATCTGCCTGGGGACGGAGCCCTCGCAGCCCCACCACGACACGCGCCGCGCCAAGGAACTAGTTAAACGACAGCTTCAGGACGGCATGCGACTCAC CATGGGCGAGGGCCGGCGCGCGTTCGGTCTGTTCCTGACGCACGTGCTGAAGCGCGTGTCGTCCCCCAGCAACGAGCTGGCCGTGGCGCACGCGGCGCTGGTGCTCAAGTTCCTCAAGCGCGCCTCCGCCAGCCTGCGCATGCCTTACAAT GGTCCGCCGGCGAAGATGTGCGACAAGGACAGATGCGCGGTCATCGCGAAGCAGCTCAACGACTTCCTCTACATGTACTACCGCGAGACAGACCTGTACACCGACAGCGAGGACCACGACAACTGCGTCTCCAACATACACTTCGCGCAGTTCCTCTACTCCGCCAG CGAGGCCGACTTAGAGGACGTGCTCCTGCTGCTGCTCCGCACGGAGGGCTTCGTGGTGACGTTCCTGGGGGACTCCCGCAACCCGTATTGCGTGGACCTGCCCGCGCCGCGCCTGCTGGAGCCGCCCGCGCGGCACGCGCTGCTGCGGCACCTCGCCTGCCTCGCGCCCGTCAACACGCGCCGCTACAG GCCGTCTCCGGACACTGCAAGCCGCGTAGAATCCGAAGACACACCATCAACGGACACGGAGGCTCCGCCCCCGCCCTTCACGAGCTCGGACATCGTGCTCAAAGACTCCATGAAGGAAGAGAAGCCCCTCAACCAAGCGAGGGCCTACGCGCGCTCGTAG
- the LOC126375237 gene encoding probable beta-tubulin polyglutamylase isoform X5 — protein MGKVFVPHASSETTIPSTSGLQTAACDMRKNEEDPTKENDGSIADWVSGGPIGSKGAVLIFRSCVLASRTPSMESTTKTVGNNTGTSILLNKAKNMARRLVAEPHAFTVRPKNIMHDVMETFGNNAKIPGQQAYVVRHVSSSEVPETVSVEEQGHETHEHKRDIEDVLNDLSKITLKKHLNIENTTANIKPPEDPPPPSSNKDTDKKGKKGKGKNKRKQSQIQRTLSPALDSDDSEHMLVKEVDSVKVLESQNMPARMLKITYKLVNTETKLLHRLLQAHGLQEAAADSKDFNLLWAGLHPKPDVLRSMSPYQRVNHFPRSYELTRKDKLFKNIEKMQYFRGLKHFDFIPTTFLMPAEYKELCSTHYRTKGPWIVKPAASSRGRGIYIVNSPEQIPKGENVVVAKYIDKPLLIGGHKCDLRLYVCVTSIDPLLIYLYEEGLVRFATVKYDKTNKNLWNPCMHLCNYSINKYHTDYIKCDDPNAGNIGHKWTLSALLRHLRKQGRNTTALMSAIEDLVVKSVLSSAQTITAAARVFVPNFFNCFELFGYDILIDDMLKPWLLEINLSPSLACESPLDARVKSALVADTLTLVGLPAVPMCKAETSAQTSSLKMRIGACRRVHSAENVCVRGANKEKGGSGGSGGPGAAAGAGGLGGALTGEELRLVRAVRAQYARRGGFVRIFPSQNSWQKYSQYLDPVTGIPVCSTSLNNNVPYAVVQHNYNLLVHSHVLPHFQHATVATSLTDTPQRLKRYEAVTITSTAPPICLGTEPSQPHHDTRRAKELVKRQLQDGMRLTMGEGRRAFGLFLTHVLKRVSSPSNELAVAHAALVLKFLKRASASLRMPYNVKTLQGPPAKMCDKDRCAVIAKQLNDFLYMYYRETDLYTDSEDHDNCVSNIHFAQFLYSASEADLEDVLLLLLRTEGFVVTFLGDSRNPYCVDLPAPRLLEPPARHALLRHLACLAPVNTRRYRPSPDTASRVESEDTPSTDTEAPPPPFTSSDIVLKDSMKEEKPLNQARAYARS, from the exons TCCACATGCATCATCAGAAACAACCATTCCGTCTACTTCGGGCCTCCAGACAGCTGCGTGCGACATGAGAAAGAATGAGGAGGATCCCACCAAGGAGAATGATGGCTCCATCGCCGACTGGGTGTCCGGCGGGCCCATCGGCTCCAAGGGCGCCGTGCTCATCTTCCGCTCTTGTGTGCTGGCCTCCAG AACCCCCTCAATGGAATCGACAACGAAGACGGTGGGCAACAACACGGGAACCAGCATCCTGCTGAACAAGGCCAAGAACATGGCTCGCCGGCTGGTGGCGGAGCCGCACGCCTTCACCGTGCGCCCCAAGAACATCATGCATGACGTCATGGAGACCTTCGGCAACAACGCCAAGATCCCAGGACAG CAGGCGTACGTGGTGCGGCACGTGAGTTCCTCCGAGGTCCCGGAGACAGTCTCAGTGGAGGAGCAAGGCCACGAGACCCACGAGCACAAGCGGGACATCGAGGACGTGCTAAACGACCTCAGCAAGATCACGTTGAAGAAGCACCTCAATATTGAGAACACTACAGCAAATATCAAGCCGCCCGAAGACCCGCCGCCTCCCTCTAGCAATAAAG ACACAGACAAGAAGGGCAAGAAAGGCAAGGGAAAGAACAAGCGCAAGCAGTCTCAGATCCAGCGCACGCTGTCGCCCGCGCTCGACAGTGATGACTCAGAACACATGCTCGTCAAAGAGGTGGACAGCGTCAAG GTCCTAGAGTCCCAGAACATGCCGGCTCGTATGCTGAAGATCACGTACAAGCTGGTGAATACGGAGACGAAGCTGCTGCACCGGCTGCTGCAGGCGCACGGGCTGCAGGAGGCGGCCGCGGACAGCAAGGACTTCAATCTGCTGTGGGCCGGCCTGCACCCCAAGCCCGATGTTCTACGTTCAATGTCTCCGTACCAACGAGTCAACCACTTTCCAAG ATCGTACGAGCTGACCCGAAAGGACAAGTTATTCAAGAACATAGAGAAGATGCAGTACTTCCGCGGACTGAAGCACTTCGACTTCATCCCCACCACGTTCCTGATGCCGGCCGAGTACAAGGAGCTGTGCTCCACGCACTACCGCACCAAGGGGCCTTGGATCGTGAAACCAGCTGCTTCCAGTCGGGGGAGAGGCATCTATATTGTCAACTCG CCCGAACAAATCCCAAAAGGCGAGAACGTGGTAGTAGCGAAATACATCGACAAGCCTCTCCTGATCGGAGGTCACAAATGCGACCTCCGTCTATACGTGTGCGTGACCTCAATAGACCCCCTACTCATATACCTGTACGAAGAAGGTCTGGTGCGGTTCGCCACAGTCAAGTACGATAAGACCAACAAGAACCTATGGAACCCATGCATGCACCTCTGCAACTACAGCATCAATAAATATCACACGGATTATAtcaa ATGCGATGACCCAAATGCCGGAAACATAGGCCACAAGTGGACGTTATCGGCGCTGCTCCGCCACCTTCGCAAGCAGGGACGCAACACCACGGCGCTGATGTCCGCGATCGAGGACCTGGTGGTCAAGTCCGTGCTGTCCTCAGCTCAGACCATCACAGCTGCGGCTCGGGTGTTCGTGCCCAACTTCTTCAACTGTTTCG AACTATTTGGATACGACATACTGATCGACGACATGTTGAAACCCTGGTTGCTAGAAATTAACCTGTCTCCAAG cctagcctgcgaGAGCCCGTTAGACGCGCGCGTGAAGTCGGCCCTGGTAGCGGACACGTTGACCCTGGTGGGTCTACCGGCCGTGCCCATGTGCAAGGCGGAGACCTCCGCGCAGACCAGCTCGCTCAAGATGAGGATCGGTGCG TGTCGGCGAGTCCACTCAGCAGAGAACGTGTGCGTCAGAGGAGCGAACAAGGAGAAGGGCGGGTCCGGCGGCTCGGGCGggccgggcgcggcggcgggcgcgggcgggctGGGCGGCGCGCTCACGGGCGAGGAGCTGCGGCTGGTGCGCGCCGTGCGGGCGCAGTACGCACGCAGGGGGGGGTTCGTGCGCATCTTCCCCAGCCAGAACTCCTGGCAGAAGTACTCGCAGTACCTCG ACCCTGTAACAGGCATCCCGGTGTGCTCGACGTCCCTCAACAACAACGTGCCGTACGCCGTGGTCCAACACAACTACAACCTGCTGGTCCACTCGCACGTGCTGCCACACTTCCAGCACGCCACCGTCGCCACCAGCCTCACCGACACGCCGCAAAg GCTGAAGCGCTACGAGGCTGTGACGATCACGTCGACGGCGCCGCCCATCTGCCTGGGGACGGAGCCCTCGCAGCCCCACCACGACACGCGCCGCGCCAAGGAACTAGTTAAACGACAGCTTCAGGACGGCATGCGACTCAC CATGGGCGAGGGCCGGCGCGCGTTCGGTCTGTTCCTGACGCACGTGCTGAAGCGCGTGTCGTCCCCCAGCAACGAGCTGGCCGTGGCGCACGCGGCGCTGGTGCTCAAGTTCCTCAAGCGCGCCTCCGCCAGCCTGCGCATGCCTTACAATGTAAAG ACGCTGCAGGGTCCGCCGGCGAAGATGTGCGACAAGGACAGATGCGCGGTCATCGCGAAGCAGCTCAACGACTTCCTCTACATGTACTACCGCGAGACAGACCTGTACACCGACAGCGAGGACCACGACAACTGCGTCTCCAACATACACTTCGCGCAGTTCCTCTACTCCGCCAG CGAGGCCGACTTAGAGGACGTGCTCCTGCTGCTGCTCCGCACGGAGGGCTTCGTGGTGACGTTCCTGGGGGACTCCCGCAACCCGTATTGCGTGGACCTGCCCGCGCCGCGCCTGCTGGAGCCGCCCGCGCGGCACGCGCTGCTGCGGCACCTCGCCTGCCTCGCGCCCGTCAACACGCGCCGCTACAG GCCGTCTCCGGACACTGCAAGCCGCGTAGAATCCGAAGACACACCATCAACGGACACGGAGGCTCCGCCCCCGCCCTTCACGAGCTCGGACATCGTGCTCAAAGACTCCATGAAGGAAGAGAAGCCCCTCAACCAAGCGAGGGCCTACGCGCGCTCGTAG